From a single Herpetosiphon gulosus genomic region:
- the zigA gene encoding zinc metallochaperone GTPase ZigA, producing the protein MLKLPLPVTVLSGFLGAGKTTLLNHILANREGLRVAVIVNDMSEVNIDAQLVGQGELALNRVEEQLIELSNGCICCTLREDLLLEVGKLARAGRFDYLLIESTGISEPLPVAETFTFEDESGLSLGEIAQLDTMVTVVDALNFLHDFNAAHDLRDRNLAIDEADERTLVDLLIDQIEFCNVLIINKTDLISAEQLTHLHELLNKLNPQAKILHAQHGQVPLNEILNTGLFDFDQASAAPGWLAELRGEHTPETEEYGIRSWVYRARRPFAAQRFWEFVNNDWPGVIRAKGFFWVISQPTTAGLLSQAGQNCRVEPAGEWWADSDQSEWPETTEERAEIEALWDEQVGDRRQELVFIGQDFDQQWLQQALDACLVSDHEWQQPVATWQSADPFAGWNEQEAVA; encoded by the coding sequence ATGTTGAAGTTGCCGCTTCCTGTAACTGTGCTTTCTGGTTTTCTCGGTGCGGGAAAAACCACCTTATTAAATCATATTTTAGCTAATCGTGAAGGTTTGCGTGTCGCCGTCATCGTCAATGATATGAGCGAAGTTAATATCGATGCGCAGTTGGTCGGCCAAGGTGAGCTTGCGCTCAATCGGGTTGAAGAACAATTGATCGAGCTGAGCAATGGTTGTATTTGCTGTACCTTGCGTGAAGATTTGTTGCTTGAGGTCGGTAAGCTGGCCCGCGCTGGCCGTTTCGATTATCTGCTGATCGAATCGACTGGCATTTCAGAGCCATTACCCGTCGCCGAAACTTTTACCTTCGAAGATGAATCGGGCCTCAGTTTGGGCGAAATTGCCCAGCTTGATACGATGGTGACAGTGGTTGATGCACTTAATTTCTTGCACGATTTCAATGCTGCCCACGATTTGCGCGACCGTAATTTGGCGATTGACGAAGCTGACGAGCGCACACTGGTTGATTTATTGATTGATCAGATTGAGTTTTGCAATGTGTTGATTATTAATAAAACTGATTTGATTAGTGCTGAACAATTAACCCATTTGCATGAATTGCTGAATAAACTCAATCCACAGGCCAAGATTCTCCATGCGCAACATGGTCAAGTGCCACTCAACGAAATTCTGAATACTGGCTTATTTGATTTTGATCAAGCGAGTGCTGCACCTGGTTGGCTGGCTGAATTACGTGGTGAACACACGCCGGAAACTGAGGAATATGGCATTCGCAGTTGGGTCTATCGCGCTCGGCGGCCATTTGCAGCCCAGCGTTTTTGGGAGTTTGTGAATAACGATTGGCCTGGAGTGATTCGTGCCAAAGGCTTCTTTTGGGTGATTTCGCAGCCGACTACCGCTGGATTACTCTCGCAAGCAGGCCAAAATTGCCGCGTTGAGCCAGCCGGCGAGTGGTGGGCCGATAGCGATCAGAGCGAGTGGCCTGAAACTACCGAGGAACGCGCCGAAATCGAAGCTTTGTGGGATGAACAGGTTGGAGATCGTCGCCAAGAATTAGTCTTTATCGGCCAAGATTTTGATCAACAATGGTTGCAACAAGCTTTGGATGCATGTTTGGTCAGCGATCACGAATGGCAGCAACCAGTCGCAACGTGGCAAAGCGCTGATCCTTTTGCTGGTTGGAATGAGCAAGAAGCTGTAGCGTAA